From a single Eleginops maclovinus isolate JMC-PN-2008 ecotype Puerto Natales chromosome 18, JC_Emac_rtc_rv5, whole genome shotgun sequence genomic region:
- the LOC134879815 gene encoding zinc finger BED domain-containing protein 4-like → MEHMLRAWKIDKKKVHVIQRDNAANMKKAMEQLGVPSLGCFAHTLQLVVQHGLLAQRAVSDAIANGRRIVTHFKHSPKAYAELEDVEEELNVEPKRLQQDVKTRWSSTKMMIDSLVHCKRALQAYVSDSDSNLPVTLTGNQWSLLEKTATVLKPFQELTAQVSAASATAADVIPFVRVLTRFLDSESEEHRGIQTMKATLLDAVHTRFDHVETEPLYGVATMLDPRYKDKFLTATNLDQAKEALKVEVMKMEQELKTMPSGEGVAEAETARQTPEMEAGSSTSSLGSYFDEILEESGTAGPSEQQITPGALFQLESYLSEPPLGRKHNPFQYWRDNQARLPTLAATAAKFLSAPCTSVESERLFSAVSLIIDEHRSRLTPEHLEMLVFVESPHHARTAARAYS, encoded by the exons ATGGAACATATGCTACGTGCTTGGAAGATTGACAAAAAGAAGGTCCATGTAATTCAAAGAGATAACGCGGCCAATATGAAAAAGGCAATGGAACAGCTTGGAGTGCCCAGCCTGGGATGTTTTGCGCACACCTTACAACTCGTTGTCCAACACGGTCTATTGGCACAGCGAGCTGTAAGCGATGCCATCGCCAACGGGAGAAGAATTGTGACCCACTTCAAACACTCCCCCAAGGCCTACGCGGAACTCGAGGATGTTGAAGAAGAGTTGAATGTTGAACCGAAGCGTTTGCAACAGGACGTTAAAACCAGATGGAGCAGTACGAAGATGATGATCGACAGCCTTGTGCATTGTAAGCGGGCGCTGCAGGCCTATGTATCGGATAGCGACAGCAATTTGCCAGTCACATTAACAGGCAACCAATGGTCGCTGCTAGAGAAAACGGCGACAGTTCTTAAACCCTTTCAAGAGCTGACAGCCCAGGTCAGTGCAGCCTCCGCCACAGCAGCTGATGTTATCCCATTTGTCCGTGTCCTGACACGCTTTCTGGACAGTGAGAGCGAAGAACACCGAGGGATTCAAACCATGAAGGCCACATTACTCGATGCGGTTCACACACGTTTTGACCATGTGGAAACGGAACCCCTCTATGGCGTGGCAACAATGCTAGATCCACGCTACAAAGACAA GTTCCTCACTGCTACCAACCTGGATCAGGCAAAGGAGGCACTAAAGGTAGAGGTGATGAAAATGGAACAAGAACTGAAGACCATGCCCTCTGGGGAAGGTGTGGCTGAGGCTGAGACAGCAAGGCAAACACCAGAAATGGAGGCTGGAAGCTCAACCAGCAGCCTGGGCAGCTACTTTGACGAGATACTGGAGGAGAGCGGCACAGCAGGTCCGTCTGAGCAGCAGATCACCCCAGGGGCACTGTTTCAGTTGGAGAGCTACCTCAGTGAGCCTCCACTTGGGCGTAAGCACAATCCTTTTCAATACTGGAGAGACAATCAGGCTCGACTACCCACCctggcagcaacagcagccaaGTTTCTCAGTGCTCCTTGCACCAGCGTTGAGAGCGAGAGGCTTTTTAGCGCAGTCTCACTCATCATTGATGAACACAGGAGCAGGCTGACACCTGAGCATCTTGAAATGCTCGTCTTTGTAGAATCTCCCCATCATGCTCGGACTGCAGCCAGGGCATACAGTTGA